The nucleotide window CCTTCTCTTTGGGATTTATGCATTTACTCTTTgatcatttgtttatttttgtagtttattttatgcaaaataagagaaggaaaaagattCATTTTTATCAGGCTCTTCTATGTGCCAAAATGGGGATAGAAGATTGGATTTgaacttttgatttttggtgATATAGACAACTTGTTTTCCAATCTTGTAGAGTTGGATTGCCACTGGTTTTCAAGTCAAGCTTTGACAAAGCCAACCGTACATCCTCAAAATCATTCCGGGGTCCTGGCCTCACTGAAGGCTTAAAGGTGATGCACAGCTAcatcattttgttttcattcaaAGTTAAGATACAAACCACTTTGGTTTCTGTGGTGATAAATATAGGGAGTGTACtagatatttattaatttttaaatagacTACAATTTCAGTGTTGGTAATCAGTTTTTCCCATCGTGGCTAGTCATGTGTTCTTGAACTTTGAAGTTTTCCTGTGTCATTAGCTGATACATTTAGCCTTCTAATGGCTTAGCTGCAATTACTAGGGCATACAAAAAAATCATGGTTAGAACTTTCTAGAGTAAAATTTATCTTTCCTAGCATTAACTTGACATTAATTGTCAATAGAGAAGATATTTAACTTGGAATCACTAATTCCTCATTATTTTTCCCGAATTATTTCAGATCCTTGAAAAGGTTAAAGTAGCATATGACATCCCTATAATTACAGATGTGCACGAAGCTAGCCAGGTGAGCATTCTGTCTCCTCTCTTAATATACATAATTTTGAACTCTTGTTTTTAATATACTAGATATTGTTTTCTTAAGCTTGGAAATTTGATGGGTTAAAGATAAAGCCTAAAGGGTAGGAAGAACGAGCTTTGTTTGACAAGACACTCTTTGCTATGCTGAATAAATGTGTACCATTTGGATACCTCAGATACGCTATCTCCATCACGATATGTCCATGTCATTTGTAAAAATGTGTGTGGATAAGGAAAAGAGAGACTCTGGAATAGGTTATAATTTACTCTGTTATATTTCTTGATTTTGGACTTGGTCAATGGATCTCTGTGCATTCTATCTTGAATACTTGCATGCACAATCAGGCAACACCACGCATCCTTGTCTATTTCTTTACCATCCTGTGTTATACATCAAGGAAAGTTCCTCAggtaaaggaaaaaaagacgATTACCATGGGTCTCTTTAACAACCATTCCAAGATTGTATCAAAGATTGGTCAACTGGTTTGTAACAGGTCATGAACTGTTcctcacatttttctttgcttttttgtttttcctagTGTGAAGAAGTTGGTAAAGTTGCAGACATTATTCAGATTCCTGCATTTTTGTGCCGCCAGGTTAAGTTAAACGGAATCCTctatcagaaaaaaaaaaattcaagaagtTTTTAGTTTCAGAGGATGTGAGAGTGCCAATGTATCTTATTTGTGACTTCTTTTGAAAGCAGACAGATCTTCTAGTTGCAGCAGCCAAGACTGGAAAAATTATCAACATTAAGAAAGGCCAATTCTGTGCACCTTCTGTGAGTgatttactctctctctctctctctctctctctctctctctgggttTAATGATGAGTAGTTCAATCTGAACTTACTGATTAAACCTCCACTAACTAATCTCTTTTAAAAGATTTAGGTATGCTTTTGATTCTGATTTTAATCTTCAAAATGTTCATTTTTTCAGGTCATGGTAAATTCAGCTGAGAAGGTTAGACTGGCTGGAAATCCAAACGTGATGGTCTGTGAAAGGGGAACTATGTTTGGCTATAGTAAGTCTTACAGTATCTATGCTTTCTTCAATTAAGCTTTCTGTTTCAGCTTTCATCAATATTCTAGTGCTTGCCCCACTTTCTGTGTGGCCGTTGCTTAATTCTAGTGAAACTATATTTCGTTGGCGTCATGTTCCCCCCTTTTTGTCTTTAAACTTCCGTGCATTGACTCTCCATTCATATTTCTTGAGATTTAATGTTGCCTTCTAAACATTCTACGATCAAAGTTATTGATGCATTCTCataatttgttctttctcaGTTGATTTATCCTATATTTCTGCTTTGGTATATAGATGATTTAATTGTTGATCCGCGCAATTTGGAGTGGATCAGAGAAGCTAATTGTCCAGTTGTAAGTTAAATTTATACTCTGCTCCTATTTTTATGTGCTGTTGTTATTTTGTGCTTTATTTTCctaagaaagagaaacaatTCTGTTGTCAGGAATACTGGAAGTACACGACTACACCCCCTCCTTTTCCCCAGTCTCAATTTGTTTCCAAAATGATTTTTATAATGTTTTGGTTGAAATAGACCGTAAGTGCTTCTGGGGAT belongs to Prunus persica cultivar Lovell chromosome G4, Prunus_persica_NCBIv2, whole genome shotgun sequence and includes:
- the LOC18779548 gene encoding 2-dehydro-3-deoxyphosphooctonate aldolase 1, with protein sequence MDASTVLYNQLKAAEPFFLLAGPNVIESEEHIFRMAKHIKHVATKVGLPLVFKSSFDKANRTSSKSFRGPGLTEGLKILEKVKVAYDIPIITDVHEASQCEEVGKVADIIQIPAFLCRQTDLLVAAAKTGKIINIKKGQFCAPSVMVNSAEKVRLAGNPNVMVCERGTMFGYNDLIVDPRNLEWIREANCPVVADVTHALQQPAGRKLDDGGVASGGLRELIPCIARTAVAVGVDGIFMEVHDDPSNAPVDGPTQWPLRHLEELLVELVAIARVSKGKQHFNIDLTPYCD